One part of the Geothrix edaphica genome encodes these proteins:
- a CDS encoding class I SAM-dependent DNA methyltransferase, with translation MTPESFVAKWSKSELKERSACQEHFLDLCRLVGHPTPAEADPTGESFCFERFAEKVDGSDGYADVWKKGFFAVEYKGKRKDLGAAYEQLLRYREDLENPPLLAVCDTDRLVIHTNFTNTAKRTYELNVANLADPGSLELLRALFNAPEKLRPGATIAFVSEEAARKVAALAQSLEARGIEPMEAARFLMKLVFALFAEDADLLPEKLVEGILTKARLKPTLTRPMLEKLFTAMRDGDEGLAFTNEIAHFNGGLFEDPSALDLEPADLDTLKAAAGLDWSSVDPAIFGNLYEYGLGADSRSKRGVHYTSREDILHLIEPVLLRPWRGRWAALKAEVEVKLVAKPSKAALAVLQRRVEAFRESLGTIQILDPACGSGNFLVVAMQRLLDLELEVVRFQAERFHTQALSFHVGPQQLHGIEILAFPHALASVVVWIGHLQWLRLHGYRIQERPILKKLQPIVQGDSLALDWPTVDAIIGNPPFIGSKRLRSALGDANVEALFIAWDHRVPREADYVCYWFEKAREAVTTGRAKRSGLLATNSIRQGKNRVVLDRICSESQIFFAESDREWTLEGAAVRVSMVGFGTMEEGESCILDGREVGAINSELAYTASMDSAQRLPENRGISFMGNIKAGPFEIPGQLAMKWLALPVNPNGRPNADVLKPWRNGEDITGRPSGKWIIDFGLPLGSKASPVPGMLHLTEKEASFYEAPFHYAQDVVKPMREATRTGNRRPWFVHREPGSGFRRALFGLPRFLATVIHAKHRLFVWMPENVIASHSFIIFATDRDEDFGLLHSRIHELWALVMGSALEDRPRYTPNTTFETFPFPQGFREAPPDAVAEAAKKLHEARDRWLNPDGADEATLKTRTLTALYNEREAGRATWLNNLHRDLDRAVLAAYGWSDLAEPLFAAEDALRDANSQGDALGLALGRTEPGQALLGRLLALNLERSKVTEV, from the coding sequence ATGACCCCCGAATCCTTTGTCGCCAAGTGGTCGAAGTCTGAGCTGAAGGAGCGCTCTGCCTGCCAGGAGCACTTCCTCGACCTCTGCCGCCTGGTGGGGCATCCCACCCCCGCAGAGGCCGACCCCACGGGTGAGTCGTTCTGCTTCGAACGGTTCGCCGAGAAGGTGGATGGGTCGGACGGCTACGCCGATGTCTGGAAGAAGGGCTTCTTCGCCGTTGAGTACAAGGGCAAGCGAAAGGACCTTGGCGCTGCTTATGAACAGCTGCTCCGGTACCGCGAGGATCTGGAGAACCCGCCCCTCCTGGCCGTGTGCGACACCGACCGCCTGGTGATCCACACAAACTTCACCAACACGGCCAAGCGCACCTACGAGCTGAATGTCGCCAACCTGGCAGACCCCGGCTCTCTGGAATTGTTGCGGGCCCTGTTCAACGCCCCCGAGAAGCTGCGACCGGGCGCGACCATCGCCTTTGTCTCCGAGGAGGCGGCCCGCAAGGTCGCCGCGCTGGCCCAGTCCCTGGAAGCCCGGGGCATCGAGCCCATGGAGGCGGCCCGTTTCCTCATGAAGCTGGTCTTCGCCCTCTTTGCCGAGGATGCCGACTTGCTTCCCGAGAAGCTGGTGGAGGGCATCCTCACCAAGGCCCGGCTCAAACCTACACTCACCCGGCCAATGCTCGAAAAGCTGTTCACGGCCATGCGGGATGGGGATGAGGGTCTGGCTTTTACCAATGAGATTGCCCACTTCAATGGCGGGCTCTTCGAGGATCCTTCGGCCCTGGATTTGGAACCTGCCGATCTGGACACCCTGAAAGCCGCCGCTGGGCTCGACTGGTCCAGCGTGGACCCGGCCATCTTCGGGAACCTCTACGAGTACGGCCTGGGGGCCGACAGCCGGTCCAAGCGCGGCGTCCACTACACAAGCCGCGAGGACATCCTCCACCTCATCGAGCCGGTGCTGTTGCGGCCATGGCGGGGGCGCTGGGCGGCCCTGAAAGCTGAGGTGGAGGTCAAGCTGGTCGCGAAGCCCTCCAAGGCCGCATTGGCGGTCCTACAACGCCGAGTGGAAGCGTTCCGCGAGTCCCTGGGCACCATCCAGATCCTCGACCCGGCCTGCGGCAGCGGCAACTTCCTCGTTGTCGCCATGCAGCGCTTACTGGACCTGGAACTGGAGGTCGTCCGCTTCCAGGCCGAGCGGTTCCACACCCAGGCTCTCAGCTTCCATGTGGGTCCCCAGCAGCTTCATGGCATCGAGATCCTGGCCTTCCCCCACGCCCTCGCCAGTGTGGTGGTCTGGATCGGTCATCTCCAGTGGCTGCGCCTCCACGGCTACCGTATCCAGGAACGCCCGATCTTGAAAAAACTTCAGCCCATCGTGCAAGGCGATAGCCTGGCGCTCGACTGGCCCACCGTGGACGCGATCATCGGGAACCCACCGTTCATCGGAAGTAAGCGTCTTCGTTCGGCTTTGGGTGATGCCAATGTGGAGGCCCTCTTTATAGCGTGGGATCATCGCGTGCCTCGAGAGGCAGATTATGTCTGTTATTGGTTTGAAAAGGCCCGAGAGGCAGTGACGACGGGTCGAGCAAAACGAAGTGGGTTACTTGCCACCAATAGCATCCGGCAGGGGAAGAATCGTGTGGTATTAGATCGAATTTGCAGCGAATCGCAGATCTTCTTCGCCGAGAGTGACCGCGAGTGGACCCTCGAGGGGGCAGCCGTTCGGGTGAGCATGGTTGGGTTTGGGACGATGGAAGAAGGTGAATCATGCATTCTGGATGGGCGCGAAGTCGGGGCGATTAACTCTGAATTGGCATACACAGCCTCGATGGATAGTGCTCAACGGCTCCCCGAAAATAGGGGGATCAGCTTCATGGGAAATATCAAGGCGGGACCCTTCGAGATCCCGGGACAGCTTGCGATGAAGTGGCTCGCTCTGCCCGTGAACCCAAATGGGAGGCCAAACGCTGATGTGTTGAAACCCTGGCGAAACGGCGAGGACATTACCGGGCGGCCTAGCGGGAAGTGGATTATTGATTTTGGACTTCCCCTTGGGTCGAAAGCGTCCCCGGTACCGGGAATGCTCCACCTGACGGAAAAAGAGGCCTCCTTTTATGAGGCCCCGTTCCATTACGCACAGGACGTCGTAAAACCCATGAGGGAGGCCACTCGCACTGGGAACAGACGCCCCTGGTTTGTACACAGGGAACCGGGCTCAGGTTTTCGCCGTGCTCTGTTTGGACTCCCCCGATTTCTCGCAACGGTCATCCACGCGAAACATCGCCTCTTTGTTTGGATGCCCGAGAATGTCATTGCAAGCCACTCCTTCATTATTTTCGCAACCGATCGTGATGAAGATTTCGGCCTACTGCACAGCCGCATTCATGAGCTATGGGCGCTGGTGATGGGCTCGGCCCTGGAGGATCGCCCCCGCTACACCCCCAACACCACCTTCGAGACCTTCCCGTTTCCCCAGGGCTTCCGTGAGGCACCCCCCGACGCAGTGGCCGAGGCCGCCAAGAAGCTGCATGAAGCCCGGGATCGCTGGCTGAACCCCGACGGGGCTGACGAGGCCACCTTGAAGACGCGCACCCTTACGGCCCTCTACAACGAGCGAGAGGCGGGCCGGGCCACCTGGCTCAACAACCTCCATCGAGACCTGGATCGGGCTGTGCTGGCGGCCTACGGCTGGTCGGACCTGGCCGAGCCACTCTTCGCCGCCGAGGATGCCCTCAGGGACGCCAACTCTCAGGGGGATGCCCTCGGCTTGGCACTTGGTCGCACCGAGCCCGGGCAGGCCCTCCTAGGGCGCCTGCTGGCCTTGAACCTGGAACGATCCAAGGTGACTGAGGTCTAG